The sequence below is a genomic window from Pleuronectes platessa chromosome 13, fPlePla1.1, whole genome shotgun sequence.
tgtCTGCTGAAAGGCAAAAGAGAACATGTATATGTACAAGTGGCCataaataaaagcaacaatGTATTTAAACATAAGATATTACAAATGAAACAAGCTTATTTAAActaataaatgtttgtgtttagtttAACAAACTGCAGATATTTACATTTGAAGTGAAGTCTATAAGTAAAGCACAGGAGTTGCTTTTGAGCCTGCACTGTTACACTGTCTATGCTAATGTTTTGCTtgacaggaaatgttttttgacaCAACGCAGCTGTTGCTGTGGTGACAAGAACATTATcgcagatgttttatttatcgGTTGCAACACCCATCTGTGAGTTTCCTCCATCAGCCGTTATCGCACCGACAAGTAGAACTTTGCACAGTTTCAGTCATTTTTATATCGTCCTCACTTCCTGAATGCAACGTCTTGTGCAGTTACAGTCTGAGTGTGCTTTGCTACCAACGCAGGTTAAACAagttttttcaagcacttttttttttttttacagtactcGAAAAATGTGACCCTCCTCCCACGGAGAGTCGAGTGAAACCAGGGTTGTCGACGTTAGAGGAAGTTGCGGCGAACTGTCTGCACAACACAGAGCAGCGTTTGCCAAACATGTGAAACACCTCCTGAAATAAATCCCCCGAACATTTAACACCAGCTACACAAACAGAATAAAGTGTGCGTCTAACGGCCAGAAGTCACAAGGAGAAACCACGCTGTGCCTACTTCCACTTTCCAAacaggcaaaaaaaacaaacacatgacacaACTAATATGTTAAAGTTTATGCAAAATGGAGCAATGTTTTAGGAATTGAATATCCTATGTTGTGTCGATTTAAATCCTATGCATTCATGAGTTAAATCCCTTTCTGAATCTGAACATAAAGTCTAATCTCAGTTGGAAAACCCTGGGCTTTCTGTTGTGCTTGCATGCCTTTTGAATTCAACATATCCTAAAtagaaaatgataaaacagcAATGCTATCTCACGATGCTGCCTAAAATTCTGACACAACCTTCActaatcttattttgaaaggagaTTTACATCAAGCCCAATGAGCTTAGTGGGAGAGGCTTTTACGTTTCATAAGATCCAAAGTTGTGAGTTAAATCCTCTCAGATACTTTTTCATGATGAACAATCGTACCCACCAGCATGAGAGAAAATTCACATGCAACCTGAAGCACAAACCTAGTGTGCACTAGGCCCGTGTCTGCCACGTTAAGCAGATCTAACCCCCGAGGCCGGTTTGATTCAAAaagttgctgttgttgtgctTTAGCTGCTTGCAGACATACAGTGCACAAAGAGGAAGTAACTTCAGAAGTGACCGTTCTTCACTGAACCTCGCTTGCTCCGTCTTCTTGTTTGAATGATGATTGAGGGACTCTGTTGCCATCTGCTGTTTACGAGGCCAACGACCATGTCACAGTGCAGACGACTCTTCTCTGACAGCAACAAGGCTGATTTGCATTATATTCAAAAGGGCTGCACCCAAAAGTCATATGACTGaatgtatttagtttttagatgtttagatataaaaaaaaaaactacagtagAAATAGACAAGAAACCATTTAATAGAACAAGCAACTGAGGCAGAATTTCTACAGCACACTCAATCAGAGAATATGATAATGTAGATTTGCATAATCAATTAGATAAAGCGTTGATAATACTTTACAATAAGGAAattctttttcatttctaacTTCACGGAGAGAAAACAGATAATCAGAGAAGAATTATGTGCTCGACATCTTTAAAGATTGTTTTTTAACCTTAACATAATTAAAGAGATAAAGTATAATACAAGCCTCAGAGTCTCTTGAGCTTTAACTGTCTACTGAATCACACAGGTAAGGGGAAAGATAGCTCTGCTACACATTAGGGCCTGGATTGTATGGCAGAAACCCATTATCCACACTGAAATGAAAGAGCGCCGCAGCAGATCAGAGTCGGAGATGATTCTCGCTGTCAGGCCGTCATATTCTTTTGTGAAAACAGTCACCTTGAATCAGCTCTCCTCAGGAGTCCTTGATAAAGATCAGATTTTAGGAAGCGGGGGTAACAATCCCTGGCCATCAGGCTGTAGATGAGCTTCTGCGCCGTGTCGAAGGAATTCAGGGTCGGCTTGGAGATGTTCTTCGTTATGTTTTCTCTGGTACTGCAATCGATGTTGATCTGGAAACAAACAATTTTGCCCGGCGGCATATCACAGCAAGTCTTTTCATCTTCATAATGTTCTTTGGGATAACAACTTGAGTGcctttaaatcaaatttctgCACTTTCACTGCAGCAAAAGGCACAGACACACGGCTTTATTGCAGCTACTATATCACAATAGGCTCACTGAATTCAAATTACAAACAATGACCATCTCGGTGCACTGCTCCAATTTGGACCactgatatattttttaaaccttgCAGTGGATTACCTGTCGGGGGGCTTCTGTTTGGACAAACTCTGAGTAGATCCTGTTTGCAGACGAGATCATCTCTGGGACGGTCTTGATTTTCTTGTACTCCTCACAGGCGATCCAAAACAGTATGTTCTCCTCGCTGTACTCCGACTTCAGGAACTCCCGCAAAGCTATCTGTCCGGCTGGGGATCGCAAAGGATGCAGGTAAAAAGTGCCCATTCAaacaaatgtctctctctctctgtgtgtgtgtgtgtgtgtagtcagaGGAGACTCTCACCTTTACAACTGAGGACTTTGTCCACCGACTCACTCCAGGTCTCAACATCCTCCAGCGGATCCTTGGGAAAGCAGCACAATCTACCCTTGAAAAGAGCATCAAGATCAATCACTAGCTCAGTTATCTGTGAACTCAGCACGCGGCGGCGCACCTCCAAACCAGACTGGCAGGCCCATTCATTAATCATTTAAAGTGTGTGATAGGTTTCCAGATGACCAGTAAACATTCAATTTAATGAACTGAACATCCCCAGTTCACGAACAAAGGCACCATGCAAAAGTGTGACTTACAGTGACCGAAAAGCTCCTTGGTATTTTCCACATGGCTGCTGTCTGAAAAAAGGTAAAGGCCCAATAATCAAATATGCAGTAACTCACTTTATCGCCATCTCCTCGTCCTCTACGAAGGGAGACAGAGATAAGATCCTGCTAGTCGGAAGATGGGGTTGTGATTGTTTGGAAATGAGGGAGTCAAGTGACTGTACAAATCTAAatgaccccccccacacacatggaTGGAATATATGGAAATCTGTATGCaaagtgttgttgtttctgggGAAGACGGGGCACCCTTCAGTGTCTGTCACACCGGAGAGCTCGGCTGTGATTAAAGCTGACCTCATCTCCTAAGCAGTGGTCACGACTAACGTGGGTGTGACAACACAAGGTGGAAGATTAACCTGAAGAATAAATTGGTGGATCTAATCGTGATATATCCAAACCACTGATAATCCTAAAAATCCACTTTATTTCTTCGtgactttattattattcagccCAGCAGTGAGGAATATAAATTATAGTTGGGACGCTGGAAGCAGATTGTGCTTCTGTGGTAGAAAACGACGTGTCATATCCAGGAAATATCCTCACCATAAACAAATAGCTACAAACAAATTCACTATTAAGGAAAAGGCTTGTTCTCCTGACATTTGCATGGCTGCAGTGTACCTTATTGACCCTGATTTGTTAATAATCATCCATGCATCCATTATATTAAAGCTGTCgctttatcctttgagggttaaGGCAGGTGCCGGACAGGTCACCTCTCATCACATGGCCATCATACAGAAACAACAATTCACAATTTAGAGTCTAACCTAACCCCGATCTGCatgtctctggactgtgggaggaagctggcaTACCCGGAGAAAACCCACAAGGACACAGGCAAACATGCAAATTAAACATGATTTGTTAATATGCCTCGAACATTACCTCCAGTGGACTCAGGTGACCGCTGACATTGAAACAGAAAAGTTCAGAATTGGACAAAAAATTCTCATTTATAATTTAGCCAACCTCTGGTGCGGCAGAAAGGTAAAAGGCAGCAAAACTCATAATTGCTCATTTGCACATGACTAAAGCCCCATTTAGCTGAAACTGTTTTTTCTCTACAGGTCAAGGTTTACTGACCTGATTTCAATCCCATTTaagagtgtgtatgtgggtaatttttctctctcactacaGTAACACTCAAAGCTACCAGTACTCTCAGTTTTATTCCTGTGAACTGGTCCTATTGGTTTATTTGAGCTTTAATTGTGtccttatttgtcttttttatgcTATATGGGAAATTCATGGTTTttcatagggttagggttagggttagggttagggttctatATTGAGGCCTATTGGGAGCCACTACAATGACGGAACAATGCACATGGTTAAGTCATCAGGAGAGCATGACCCCACAAAGTTACATTAAAGGGGTtgttgtaaaatatattttggttcAGACTTGAGCTAAATGTTAATCCTAATGAATGAGTAACACAAGAGCAATTATACAATGACACCGCAAACATGCTGATGTTTAGCAGAGAAATGCAATCCACGTCCAACATATTTATTTAGCATGTTATCGCCACATTTGCTAATTGCCACTTGACATAAAGTACATCCGAGGCTGATTGAATACCATTACTTTAATTATAGTCCGGTCATTACCCGAGGTATAAGGAAAATGATAGTGCTATAGGAAAAGACAAAGCGTCACATATGTTATGACAATTCATCTTATTAAGGAGAAAATGTCTGCACCGATCCAATCCAATAAATGTTTGGGTAATCATTTTACTCAAAAACATAAGTGCTTTCTGGCATGAACTGAACTGCAAACCTTTTCCAGAACTTTTTCTCCAAGCCCCTTGGGAAACATTCTGTAGAATGTGCAAATGTCACAGAGGTAGAAAACGTGACGATGATGTCAAATTCGAAAGACAACAAGCATTAATAAGGGCAGATGCTAGTGTCCttacaaacaaagacacatgcGCAGCGGAATTTACATAATATGTTCTACCTCCTGCAGGCATCAGCCTTCTCCAGCCTATTCCAGGCACTTCCAGACCAATCCCTCCAGTAGACATTAAGGTGTTTTACATTAGAAAATGGAAGATTTGACCTGCTGGTGGTTCTGGATGAAGGTCAGGAGATTAACAAAAAGGGCCCCCTCTTATTCATCCTCATGGAACGTGAATGTTCAAAATGTTCATTTAATTGTTGACAAACAGATGATGCATTTTGATGCAAATTTTGTATGTAAACTGGATTGGGAGATAAAACTCTGAAAAACATTTGCTCCTGTGAAAAACAGATGACAGGAAAAGGcataaattcaattttcatcaTACATGCTCACCGCTTGAGCTAAGTGGGCAGCTGCATTTACATAAAGTCTACTGTGTACAATTCAATTTCCACCAATGCACATTTACTTGACTGATGTTCAAATGACACGTGCTGAATATGTGGCATTCAGCAGAGTACCGTACATTTTGTTCCATGTTTACATGACCTTTTATTCTATCATGACGTTTTCCTCTGATTTAGAACAGATGAACACAAGCGCGGTGTTTGCACGACACTGCGCAGTGACAGAGAATCACATTATGCTCATCATATAATGATGAGCTGTATGTGGAGGGCTGTCCTCCGCTCCGCTGGATGTACACAGGTCATGGCACACAGTCATTGGTAATGAATCACTGAAAACGTGTCCAGTGCATGTGAACCCGTCCTGACCTTCCTGACCACTGCTGGACAGACACAAACCAAGAATGCAAATTAGAGCAGGTGATGGAAAACACCCAGGCTGCCTCTATTTGCATCTGTGTGGACGCACTAAGCTGaggaatttgtttttcaaaaaaggCAGCACAAGGAACGACATGAGGGCTTAGTGTCGTCTCTGAGCCGTCTCCGCAGACCATCCACAACGTCTGctcctgttttcattttgtcttcCATGCTCCTTAAATCAAGTGTGAGCATTTGTGACCACCCAAGGACAAAAGTGACTCCATAAAACCCAGAGAAGATTTGTTTAAGGGGCAGTGAGTCATTTTCATGCATCCATGCTATTTCACCAATGATACAGCATTTTAATGGGACTTTATACCAAGTTGCACATTTCCCATCAAACACAGGGTGGCACTCCAGTCCTCTTCAGGCCTCCACACATGGTTTCCACAATACCGTCCCCTCATGTGTCCACCTTTCTCTGTAACTGGTGACAGCACTGaatatgtgtgtttctgcttgctGCTTGTTTTTATCCATTTGATCATGAATGGGCTTTTGACCCTTCAGATGAAGCCGTACAAGTCCTGGACTGCAGGTGGGAAGTCGCAGAGTGAAGATGTTACTGAAAACCTTCCTAAATTAGGTTTTGAGTCCCTGAGCACGATTCAGTAAGCAaccatttgatttgattagagAGTGTCTCGCCTCTTCCAGATCCTTGAATGaacctgttttttttctatctacTCACTCTTTCAGCAGGTGATTCAGCAGTGAGAAAAATGTTGATGAGACTGAAACAAACCTTTCCATGACAGTGAGAACAGGGACTCTCCGAAATTCACTGTGTCAAGATTCTTCTGCCTGCCTTTCCTGCTCAGAcagtctctctcctctttcttgcTGCACATTGtccccttttttccttcctttgcaTACTGAACATGGtttatatgttatattataaCATTAGTGGCTGAAGAACTACAAGGATTATTCATTTGAACTGACAGTAAAGACATTAAATGCGCAATACATAGAGGACGAATATCTGTGAATCATTTGCTGTGGTAATCTTCAAACATTTGACAATTTACTGACAATGACCCGCTCCAGTGACCGTGCAGCATCCTGTGTTTTCCTGCGTCAGTGTTGCTATAAGGTGTTGTGGCGAGTCGTGTGGATCATCTGCAGGAGGCACGGGGGAGATTTGTGTTCTGTTTCATGGCTGAAGTGAAATGACCTGATGGGGCAAACACTCCATCACTCCAACCAGCAGGTGCCAATTTGGCTTGTGTCTTGAAGAAATGCAGCATTTATTTACAGACAAATAGTCTAATGTGCACATATAGTACATTGGATTGGGCCTGTTGTTTGTGAGCCTCACACATTCTCAAAGTTCATGGAGGCAGAGAACCATACACATTGATTAACAgaaaggaaaatgtttactAAGGTACTAAGACGACATAAATCAAAGTGAGATGACAAATTATAGTGTATTTAGCTTGTTTTTTTAGCTACTGCTGCCTTCCAAGGCTCAGTCATGCTGCCTTTACTTGCCAAAAGAGAAACAGCACTTTCAAAGAATATAACCATCACTGCCCACAATCTTACATGCATCCTTTACATTGGCATGGTTGTTGAGCGATGTATCCACTACAGAGCAGAATCGAGAATTTCCAACAAGAACAGACACATCGGTGGAGGAGGCTGTGATAGTGTACTTCTTAGGAAAGAGGCAGAAGTGGCAGTTTTCCCTTGTTCCAGCTATTCTCAAAGTCTCTCCTTAAAAATGTCTGCCATTGTTGAAATTTCATAATTTTCACTTGAACAATTGGCTACACTGGCCCCCCATGATTTCCTCTGGTACTGACCTGATTCGTCCATAACCGTACATTTTCAGAAGACGTGCAAAATCGGACATTGAACAATAATGAGCCGTTTAATGTTTAAAGTCATTCACATTGActgccactaggtgtcactcTAGAGCACGAAATCCTGGATTAAACCAAATGGTTTTGTTGACCAAATTTTTTGCCATCTTCGAACAACACCCATCTTCCCCTTATTGTTTGCTCAGCAAGAGGGTTTTGAAGCTCAGTGAAAGTGGCCATTAAACGTGCAAAAGAATAACAACTGAATAGAGGATGGCAAACAAAATCATTCCAGCAACAGCCATCAGCCGAAATGTAAGCCTTCTAGTAACAGCAACATTCATCGTCTTAGTTCACGGTCACTAATGAAAACAGACATGCGACATTATAACGCAGGCCAAGTTAATATGGTTATAGGCAACCTGGCTACCAGAGACTGTGTGGCCACACGAGAGGAGTAAATAACGAGATAAATCCCAACAGGCACCATCTGATCCTTCGTGGGACAGAGAGCTGCACTGAGGAGATCTCCACTTCGGTCTCGTTCCAATTCAACTCTATTTTTAGGTTTAATTGGTCAAACACTACTTGCCTTATATGTCCTGACAGCACACCACTGTCCTGTTTGACCTCACGTCAACCCCAAAAAAAtgatgatagaaaaaaaataagaagctgTTGCTTTTTATATTCTCTTTAACAAGCTGCTTTTGAAAGCACATGCAGAGTTCATACAGGTCCAATGGCTTTGTTACAGACGTGGTTTTAGTAGCTTTATTCTGAAGAAACTGGCTTTAGGAGTTATTTATAGCCTCCAGAAACATGACACTGATTTATTGATGGAAACAAAGACACCTTCAGTGTTGTGGGAAGATGTTGATTAGGTGTTTCTCTAAATATACTTCAGACACCGAAGTACAAACTCGTACCTCAGGTCTGAACCCAGCCTCCTGTTTGCAGTTGCACTGACATTCATCTCGGTCTGTCGATATCATTGCAGGGCAACAGCATCTATTGCAAAGGGTTTTGTGAGAAGAATTTCACAGCTCAATATATGAGCCTGGGAGTCAGCAGATCTGTTACTACATTTGTCTCACGTGGAGTCAATTAAAAGCTTGGATCGGACATAGAGGTTTTAAATATGGAAACCTGTGGTGTAGAAGTTTGTAGACTTCAATTGATTAGGCTTCGACTGAGGggtctgtaaaaaaacaaacccactTTTTTGGGACAATGTGCAGCTTAGCGGACAGCTTACATCAGATCTCTTTGCTTTAAACTTCTATTTGACTCGTATTCATTGTGTTTTACAAGCCACATAACTTCAGGCAAACTgccatctttttcttttgtttccctTCAAAGATCCCTCAATACATCCTTAACTTGTGATTTCAGAGGCTTTTATCGCATGAGTgagacacacatttaaataccaatggggaaagaaaaaagaaacctgCCAGCAAATTCTTAGTGAGCAATTGGTCTTCATCTGTGATGAGTTTTAGAAGCCAGCTGAGCTTCTCCCACTGCGAACACATCATTAGGGTCTGCCCCTCCTTTTCCTGATTATTTGTGTCAGAAGACAGCGGGACCTGCAGTATATTCATGCCACTGTCGTCTACATGGATGCATAATTAATGGGGACTGTGAGGTATTCCACGCAGGTTTCCGTTAAATAACTTTGGCTGAGGTGGACTTTATCCCTCTGAAGGCTACTGGAAACCCTGACATCTGTGTTAATGAGCTAAACCGCCTTGCTTGAATGTACTGGGATATGGTTTTTCTGCAGACATATTCAGGCGATCGGGGGGGGGATCACTGACGGCTTGGAATTAATACGTGTTTGTCTTGGTAAGAAGTATAGTTTGTGCATACATACACAGTAACATGAATAATTCTGTGCTAGAGTGGGTACAGTTGATAAGGTCTATTAATTTTTCAGTgatttggaatagggagccgcACGCGATCACAATTTCCCCCACTAGTGTAATATGCACAAATTATGACTCAATTTGTCACATTAAGAAGTGGCCTTTCAAACTAAAGGCCTCATTAAAACGACTTTTATAAGAAAgtgtttatttgaattatttcacATATTATGATATGTACATTTACAACAGCAAGCAACACACATATGATCACAACAAAGGCATAAATAATATTAGATGGTAGTAAACTGAAAATCAGCAATCATGATTAATAAGATATTAGTATTCAAATATGATCCATgcatattttgtgtgtgagaatacATTATAATTGTTAATAGAAATGAGAGATCGGTATCCCTCGTTAAAAAGTATCAGAGCTTCTCTACAGTGCTGCAGGCTTCCACTGCAGGTGAGACCTGAGGCAATTTGGACAGTGCGAGGGCTAAAATCATGAATATGTTATTATGTTATATGGGCAATTTACATACACTAAATGAACTGTAATTATGTGGTTTGAAGTGCTGTCTCTGGTTTGGAAGATGAGGAAATGTGGCATGTCTGAGGTCAGTGCGGAGGCCTGTACAGTGGAGCTAGAGAGAAGCAGTTAGAGATTCTGTCTACCGCTGTCAATGAAGTTTTGTCAAGAGTTGAAGTACTTTAGAAATCATCAGGTTCAATCCAGAAACAGTTCAGTGCCTCTGAGAAAGGCTATGACAAGATGGATTCCTCTGGTTTTATactgatagacagacagatacgcTATTCTCTGTGGCCACATACTTCTACCCGGCCAGAGGGCCTTCGCTATTTTCAGATAACCACAAGGCTGTGACGGCGCGGCCTTGTAACCTTTCTAAATGTATTCTTACAGCTGAAAGGCCAATGGTGTCATGCTCTTATCGAGCTGCGTAGTCTAGTACTGAAAGAAAAACTACATCTGAGGAAACAAACTCATTCGCTTGGTTGTCAAGAtttagatgagaagatcaatATCACTCTCGTGTCTGTATGGTGGATATCAGTCAGTTAGcgtagcttagcataaatacCGGTAACAGCAAACTAAAACTTCCATGTACCCTCTAGTGCAGATTAAAGTTCCAatgtgtacgatttaggtgaaagggatctattggcacaAAGtggatataaaataatcctagtgatgttttcactagagCGTTTCATCTAAATTCAATGAATtggaatgggccctttatatttaaatactttacagagagctgcaacatgcaccttcgccactagatgtcactaaattctacagactgaacctttaaatagaAAAGATGGAACGTGCTGGTGAGTGACTTAGTGAGTGTAGTGAGTTTCAGATGTGATGTTTTAATACTGGACAGAGCCAGGCTAATTTCCCCCTGTTTCCATCACTTAAAATAAGCCAAGCTAGCCGGCTGCTGGCTTTAGCTTGTTATATACACACTGGAGACAGGTATTGACCCTCATGTGTAACTCACAGAGAGCAAATAGATGTATTtcacaaattataaaaatgattGCCTTAATTGTATATCCCTGTAATTTGTATGCATATTCCCCTATGACCCCTGGGGTtatacagaaaaagaaaacatatgcACTTTACAGAAGCAAACCTGTGAATAATAAAGCTCTGTGCTCCACTAACTGTGCTGCAAATCAAGGATTATCTCCTGTTTAATCTGTTTCACAGAGCGACCGACTTCGCCCAGGACGTTACAGCTGCCAGGACGAGGGTTCAGTGGTGACCTCGCCTCGCTCATTGAATACACAGGAGCGTGACCTTCTGCGAAACATGTTGGCCCCGGGGCCTTTCTGCCTGGTGAGACGCATATAAATGTCAGAGTGCAGGAAGCGAGGGTAGGAGTCCTTTTTCATCAGGCTGTAGACTTTCATCTGTGCGGCCTCAAAACAGCTCTTTGTGGGCTGTGCCATGTCCTTCTTGATGGCCATCTTGGTGTTGTAGTCAATGTTGACCTGAGAGAAATCGTCGTAATTAAAAAAACGTACTCGCTATCAAGACAAATGAACTACAAACATCAAATGTATAGTCAAAAGAGCGTTATATGTGATGatggatattttttttgtgcagACACTAATACAAGAGCTTGGGATTTTTGTGTCTTGAATGGTAAATTTGAGTAAAGCTCAGAACAACACAGATGGATTAAGGTTCTGGCAGATTAGTTTCTCACTGAGGATATATCAAACAGTGACAAGGAAGGGGAAACTCCAACTTCCACAGTGAGTTACAGGTGTGAATCAAAGCCATTAAAAAAGATCGAGAAAATCAACATGTACGCACTCTTCTTCCAACTCAAACAGTAAAGTCTAGTTCTC
It includes:
- the LOC128454852 gene encoding regulator of G-protein signaling 21; protein product: MRSALITAELSGVTDTEGCPVFPRNNNTLHTDFHIFHPCVWGGSFRFVQSLDSLISKQSQPHLPTSRILSLSPFVEDEEMAIKLCCFPKDPLEDVETWSESVDKVLSCKAGQIALREFLKSEYSEENILFWIACEEYKKIKTVPEMISSANRIYSEFVQTEAPRQINIDCSTRENITKNISKPTLNSFDTAQKLIYSLMARDCYPRFLKSDLYQGLLRRADSR